The Estrella lausannensis genome window below encodes:
- a CDS encoding L,D-transpeptidase, giving the protein MNLPKLFFFLAVSLLGVIAVVAVFKKAKDKSDQELQAAKVMEIELGEQVRSLSGAGEETPTSEIVKPETIKEETRRSDEQLPTANRIEELFRKGDPKLPIVETVVYKSRVDWLQGRPAWISDYASHYKTSRHFIARSLNGKTDYFKQDVAIGDRFNVFRKDKDIAFYLVIDTSRSKMWLYYYDKGLDERVLIKNYDVGLGRVAPQNPSGLLTPLGTYKLGEKVAIYKPKQQGTFNGDKIEMMRVFGTRWIPFEKEIDGATAPAKGFGIHGAPWAVNEKGVFAEDRKCIGKYESDGCVRLASDDVEELFAIVITKPTYAVLVKDFFDAKLPGKEAK; this is encoded by the coding sequence ATGAATTTACCTAAGTTGTTTTTTTTCTTAGCTGTGTCCTTGCTTGGAGTCATTGCTGTCGTGGCTGTTTTTAAGAAGGCCAAGGACAAGTCCGATCAAGAATTGCAAGCGGCAAAAGTTATGGAGATCGAGCTGGGCGAGCAAGTGCGTTCCCTCTCAGGTGCAGGAGAGGAAACACCGACTTCGGAGATTGTAAAACCCGAAACCATCAAGGAAGAGACCAGGCGTTCGGACGAACAGCTTCCGACAGCAAACCGGATTGAAGAGCTCTTCCGCAAAGGGGATCCTAAGTTACCGATCGTAGAAACGGTCGTTTACAAGAGCCGGGTTGATTGGCTGCAGGGCAGGCCTGCGTGGATTTCAGACTACGCTTCTCACTATAAGACCAGCCGCCACTTCATAGCCCGGAGTTTAAACGGTAAAACGGACTATTTTAAACAAGATGTGGCAATCGGCGACCGCTTTAATGTGTTTAGGAAAGACAAAGATATCGCATTCTATCTTGTGATCGACACGTCGCGATCGAAAATGTGGCTATATTACTACGACAAGGGTCTGGATGAGAGGGTGCTGATCAAAAACTACGATGTAGGGCTTGGCAGAGTGGCTCCTCAAAACCCTTCAGGACTTTTAACACCGCTTGGAACGTATAAGCTCGGAGAAAAAGTCGCGATCTACAAACCGAAGCAGCAAGGTACATTTAACGGTGATAAAATTGAAATGATGCGTGTCTTTGGCACACGCTGGATCCCGTTTGAAAAGGAGATAGACGGGGCAACAGCGCCGGCCAAAGGCTTTGGAATCCATGGGGCGCCCTGGGCTGTCAATGAAAAAGGGGTTTTCGCTGAAGATAGAAAGTGCATTGGCAAATATGAAAGCGACGGCTGCGTGCGGCTTGCGTCGGACGATGTCGAGGAGCTTTTTGCTATCGTAATCACCAAACCCACCTATGCGGTGTTGGTCAAAGATTTTTTTGATGCCAAGCTTCCGGGAAAAGAAGCTAAATAA
- the tyrS gene encoding tyrosine--tRNA ligase, with amino-acid sequence MKSVIDLLQERGFVDAITHEEVKNLVKTPCKVYCGFDPTSDSLHLGNLVAVIGLAWFQKMGHTPVVLVGGATGMIGDPSGKSEERNLLTKEKVVENLKGITAVLEKLLDFNAPNKPIIVNNLDWFQGFSFLDFLRDVGKNFRLSSMLAKESVKARLNSEEGISYTEFSYQILQAYDFLHLAKTLGVSIQIGGSDQWGNITQGTELVRKEMGKQVSGLTFPLLTRSDGKKFGKSEKGAIWLSKDKLSEFEFYQYLYRVPDLDVIRLLKMLTFLDVAEIGRIEESMRAQDYVPNTAQKILAAEVTRFVHGEEGVKKALHATEGAYAKGSEISLETLEAVSGDMPTMEAALEETLGKKLIDLLVQSGLQESKGAARRLIQGGGVSVNNQKIDNVDFSISASDLIGERFILIQVGKKQKLLVRMKT; translated from the coding sequence ATGAAATCTGTAATCGACCTTCTGCAAGAGCGCGGCTTTGTCGACGCTATCACCCATGAAGAAGTTAAAAATCTGGTAAAGACACCCTGCAAGGTGTATTGCGGCTTTGATCCCACAAGCGACTCTCTCCATCTTGGAAACTTAGTTGCCGTGATCGGCCTCGCCTGGTTCCAGAAGATGGGCCACACTCCGGTCGTCTTGGTCGGAGGAGCAACTGGGATGATCGGTGATCCTTCCGGGAAAAGTGAAGAGAGGAACCTTCTCACTAAAGAAAAAGTCGTCGAGAACCTGAAAGGTATCACAGCTGTCTTGGAAAAGTTGCTGGATTTCAACGCTCCTAATAAGCCGATCATAGTTAATAATCTCGACTGGTTCCAGGGATTTTCATTTCTAGACTTCCTGCGCGATGTAGGCAAAAATTTTCGTTTAAGCTCCATGCTGGCCAAAGAATCTGTAAAAGCGCGTTTAAATTCCGAAGAAGGGATCAGCTACACGGAGTTTAGCTACCAGATTTTGCAGGCCTACGATTTTCTCCATCTCGCCAAGACGTTGGGTGTCTCCATCCAGATCGGCGGCAGCGATCAGTGGGGAAATATCACTCAGGGTACAGAACTTGTCCGTAAAGAAATGGGTAAACAGGTCTCCGGTCTGACTTTTCCTCTGCTTACCCGTTCCGATGGAAAAAAATTCGGTAAATCGGAAAAGGGGGCCATCTGGCTTTCGAAGGATAAACTCTCCGAATTTGAATTTTATCAATATCTCTACCGCGTTCCCGACTTAGATGTTATTCGGCTTTTAAAGATGCTGACGTTTTTAGATGTAGCAGAGATAGGGCGCATCGAGGAGAGCATGAGGGCACAAGACTACGTGCCGAACACCGCTCAGAAAATTTTAGCTGCTGAAGTGACCCGTTTCGTACACGGTGAAGAGGGGGTGAAGAAAGCCCTCCACGCCACCGAGGGGGCATACGCAAAAGGTTCCGAAATCTCTCTTGAAACTTTGGAAGCAGTCTCCGGCGACATGCCGACAATGGAAGCTGCCTTGGAGGAAACGCTTGGGAAAAAATTGATCGATCTACTCGTTCAATCCGGCTTGCAAGAGAGCAAAGGTGCTGCCAGACGTCTGATCCAGGGCGGCGGCGTTTCCGTGAACAATCAAAAAATTGACAATGTTGATTTTTCGATCAGCGCATCAGACCTTATCGGGGAGCGCTTCATCTTAATCCAGGTAGGAAAAAAGCAAAAACTCTTGGTCCGAATGAAAACATAA
- a CDS encoding HU family DNA-binding protein, which yields MTIDNKSTMTKKKLINAIAQEKGIHPSDVRHVIQAFLDKMTNSLSHGDRLEFRDFGVFEVVKRKQKIGRNPKNAAVPIIIPERQAVKFTPGKKMRKLIETEPAHSKR from the coding sequence ATGACAATAGACAACAAGAGTACGATGACTAAGAAAAAACTGATCAATGCTATAGCGCAGGAGAAGGGGATTCATCCGAGCGATGTGCGTCATGTGATCCAGGCTTTTTTAGATAAAATGACAAATAGTCTCTCTCACGGAGATCGTCTCGAATTCAGAGACTTTGGAGTTTTTGAAGTTGTCAAGCGTAAGCAAAAAATCGGCAGAAACCCCAAAAATGCTGCAGTGCCCATCATCATCCCTGAAAGACAAGCGGTCAAATTCACTCCCGGCAAGAAGATGCGCAAGCTGATCGAGACCGAGCCGGCACATTCCAAGCGCTAA
- a CDS encoding bifunctional nuclease family protein — MLSELVQLSFDKIMQTRSYTVVILGAEGKRFAIYTDPSIGKALQMYLTGQEKARPLTHDLIDTIFQALKIRIKQVVISDLQDTVYFARLYLEMRHEDLRHIVEVDSRPSDCIILALMNNAPVFCTRDVLDRTIPIEE; from the coding sequence ATGCTCAGCGAACTAGTCCAGCTCTCCTTTGATAAAATCATGCAAACACGCTCCTACACGGTCGTCATCTTAGGAGCTGAAGGGAAACGATTCGCCATCTACACAGACCCCAGTATCGGTAAAGCTTTGCAAATGTATTTAACCGGCCAGGAAAAGGCAAGGCCCCTCACCCACGATCTGATCGACACCATCTTTCAGGCACTTAAAATTCGCATCAAACAAGTTGTGATATCCGACTTGCAAGACACCGTCTATTTTGCGCGCCTCTATCTGGAGATGCGCCACGAAGATCTCCGCCATATCGTGGAAGTTGACTCAAGGCCGTCAGATTGCATCATCTTAGCCCTCATGAACAATGCGCCCGTGTTTTGCACACGAGACGTTTTAGATAGAACCATTCCGATCGAGGAATAG
- a CDS encoding monothiol bacilliredoxin BrxC family protein, with protein MKEIYSKEEVLSCIGLSERFFVLFFKYSPRCELCVAANEILEKLEKDRNDPNIFIFRINVLESKEASQSLEQLSKVKHESPQCIAYMRFNPYFSVSHTKITQNFLETAIPRPPQ; from the coding sequence GTGAAAGAAATCTACTCCAAGGAAGAGGTATTAAGCTGTATAGGACTCAGTGAGCGCTTTTTTGTCCTTTTCTTTAAGTATAGCCCAAGATGCGAATTGTGTGTGGCGGCAAACGAGATTTTGGAAAAACTGGAGAAAGACAGGAATGACCCCAATATTTTTATCTTCAGGATCAATGTCTTAGAATCTAAGGAAGCCTCTCAAAGTCTTGAGCAGTTATCCAAGGTAAAGCACGAGTCACCACAGTGCATCGCTTACATGCGCTTCAACCCCTATTTCAGTGTATCGCACACGAAAATCACACAAAACTTTTTAGAAACAGCCATCCCAAGACCGCCTCAATGA
- the queC gene encoding 7-cyano-7-deazaguanine synthase QueC — protein sequence MKKETVVVHSGGMDSSICLALAVKEFGCDRVVSLSFDYGQRHRVELEAAKKIALFFQVEHEVLPLEALPLIQQSSLTDKSLGIKKGLAGEPPNTMVLGRNGLFIHLAAIYAFSRGIHRIDLGVIGTEDGNSGYRDCSQEYIGLMEKVIRLDVDSDDFRIHTPLIRLTKLATLELAHSLSVLSYLLENTITCYEGVGRQGCLKCPSCVLRNQSLLQFAKAYPKVALPFQIEV from the coding sequence GTGAAAAAGGAAACGGTGGTTGTTCACTCGGGCGGGATGGATTCCTCTATTTGCCTGGCTCTTGCAGTCAAGGAGTTCGGCTGCGACCGTGTTGTCTCTCTTTCCTTTGACTACGGTCAACGTCACAGAGTTGAACTTGAAGCGGCCAAAAAAATCGCTCTGTTTTTTCAGGTGGAGCATGAGGTTCTTCCTCTCGAGGCCCTTCCCCTGATTCAGCAAAGTTCGCTCACGGATAAAAGCCTCGGAATCAAAAAGGGGCTTGCCGGCGAGCCGCCCAATACGATGGTGCTCGGTAGAAATGGCCTTTTCATCCATTTAGCTGCCATCTATGCCTTTTCCCGAGGTATTCACCGCATTGACTTAGGGGTAATAGGGACGGAAGATGGTAACAGCGGTTACCGCGATTGCTCGCAAGAGTATATTGGTCTGATGGAAAAGGTGATCCGTCTGGACGTTGACAGTGATGACTTCCGTATTCATACACCTCTGATCCGTTTGACCAAGCTCGCCACATTAGAGCTTGCCCATAGCCTAAGCGTGCTGTCCTATCTTTTAGAAAATACCATCACATGCTATGAAGGCGTTGGCAGGCAAGGTTGCCTAAAGTGCCCTTCCTGTGTCCTGAGGAACCAAAGTCTTCTTCAGTTTGCTAAAGCTTATCCAAAGGTGGCGCTTCCCTTTCAGATCGAAGTTTGA
- a CDS encoding Nif3-like dinuclear metal center hexameric protein codes for MITRQMLLCHLNELYAVQQFQDSCPNGLQVEGCPYIERVAVAVSATLETIQQAVRHQCQALIVHHGLFWNRDPYPVTGSKKEKLSLLLKNEISLLAYHLPMDAHASIGNNWKAALDLGMFDLTPFGCYDKMFIGVRGKRKPESVAQFKKSLEEYYQHPAHTAFGGRDTVEEIAIISGGAYKMLHEAVGTSIDAFITGSFDLPAWNEAREGGINFFAMGHHASERVGPKALLKHLESTLGIPCVFVEEDNPF; via the coding sequence ATGATAACCAGGCAGATGCTGCTTTGCCACCTCAATGAACTCTATGCCGTCCAGCAGTTTCAAGACTCCTGTCCGAACGGTCTTCAAGTCGAAGGCTGCCCTTATATTGAAAGGGTGGCTGTTGCAGTTTCTGCCACTTTGGAGACTATTCAGCAGGCTGTGCGTCATCAATGCCAGGCGCTGATTGTTCACCATGGCCTCTTTTGGAATCGCGATCCCTATCCGGTCACGGGCTCCAAAAAAGAGAAGCTTTCCCTGTTGCTTAAAAATGAGATCTCTTTGTTGGCCTATCACCTGCCGATGGATGCCCACGCAAGTATCGGAAACAACTGGAAAGCAGCTCTCGACTTGGGTATGTTTGACCTCACTCCGTTTGGCTGCTACGACAAGATGTTCATTGGCGTCAGAGGTAAAAGAAAGCCGGAGAGTGTCGCCCAGTTTAAAAAGTCTTTGGAAGAGTACTATCAGCATCCCGCCCATACGGCGTTTGGGGGGAGGGATACAGTAGAGGAGATTGCCATTATCTCAGGAGGCGCCTATAAGATGCTCCACGAAGCTGTGGGAACATCCATAGACGCATTTATCACAGGAAGCTTCGATCTTCCCGCCTGGAATGAGGCTAGGGAAGGCGGAATCAACTTTTTTGCCATGGGACACCACGCCTCTGAGCGGGTCGGTCCAAAGGCGCTCCTGAAGCATTTAGAGTCGACCTTAGGAATTCCGTGTGTTTTTGTTGAAGAGGATAACCCTTTTTAG
- a CDS encoding ABC transporter ATP-binding protein — protein MKQLFFTAFSTARQRLLVAISVFFMIFLTISSQLEVVSLGIIARKGPDFFEIFSQSGGKKAPAEVVTKVQFEQRWQEIDSDGKGSITKEDVERYLKKENKGDIISKILSYLPLPDNLSSNILFLAGLISVVALFKAVTLFGYRYTTKLAAIETSRLLRERFFSHIQTLPMSFYQKHNIATLSNRAVGDAYVIAEATNSLITNYLQTPLTIVSTFILCFATSWQLSSFIFIGMPLIAVPIYLLTRKVKKVSYQILKRQELFSSILIDFISGIQTVKMFSMEDFSKRKYTEQNDALAELEKKSARYDLSTRPIVHTIGMLFLSATILMGLYVQEMSVPEILIFCGFLYLFYEPVKKFAEENSRIQRGVAAAERLFEIIQEKPVIEDSFGAKTLSEFKESIVFKDVWFKYRDTDWVLKGLNFEVKKGQMVAIVGPTGAGKSTIVQLLTRLYDVTQGSILIDGHPLGEYTQKSLRETISVVPQKPFLFIDTVESNIAVGRGHDIKDVVMSAKKAQADEFIARLPDGYQTMLSEAGKDLSGGQQQRITIARALLKNAPVIVMDEATSSLDMISEHKIKEALKTLRGTVTEIVIAHRLSTIEDADCIIYMDEGHVIAKGTKEELLQTCEPFRAMWNMMTKRQTEVAVQ, from the coding sequence ATGAAACAACTCTTCTTTACAGCCTTCTCCACAGCGCGTCAAAGGCTGCTTGTCGCCATCTCCGTTTTCTTCATGATATTTTTGACTATTTCTTCACAGCTTGAAGTGGTATCGCTTGGGATCATCGCCAGAAAAGGTCCTGATTTTTTTGAGATATTCTCTCAGAGCGGAGGGAAAAAAGCACCTGCTGAAGTTGTCACAAAAGTGCAGTTTGAGCAGCGATGGCAGGAAATTGACTCCGATGGCAAAGGAAGCATCACGAAGGAAGATGTCGAGCGCTATCTAAAAAAGGAGAACAAAGGGGATATCATCAGTAAGATTCTCTCCTATTTACCCCTCCCTGATAACCTGAGTAGCAATATCCTCTTTCTTGCCGGACTTATCTCGGTTGTGGCTCTTTTCAAAGCGGTGACGCTTTTTGGCTACCGTTACACAACAAAACTCGCTGCCATAGAAACGAGCCGTCTTTTGAGAGAGCGATTTTTCAGCCATATTCAGACTCTTCCCATGAGCTTCTATCAAAAGCATAACATCGCCACTTTATCCAACCGAGCCGTCGGAGACGCCTATGTGATCGCTGAGGCGACCAACAGTCTGATTACCAATTATCTTCAGACCCCTCTCACAATCGTTTCCACTTTCATCCTCTGCTTTGCAACGTCCTGGCAGCTCAGTTCATTTATCTTTATTGGCATGCCCCTGATCGCGGTTCCGATCTATTTACTGACGCGTAAGGTAAAAAAGGTTTCTTATCAGATTCTGAAAAGGCAAGAGCTCTTCTCGTCAATCCTGATCGACTTCATTTCGGGCATCCAAACGGTCAAAATGTTTTCCATGGAGGATTTTTCCAAGCGGAAATATACCGAGCAGAACGACGCTCTTGCAGAGCTGGAGAAAAAAAGCGCCCGCTATGATCTCTCGACCAGGCCCATTGTCCACACGATCGGCATGCTTTTTTTGTCTGCGACCATTTTGATGGGACTTTATGTCCAGGAGATGAGCGTACCCGAAATTTTGATCTTCTGTGGCTTTCTCTATCTTTTTTATGAGCCCGTAAAAAAATTTGCGGAAGAAAATAGCCGTATCCAGCGTGGGGTCGCCGCGGCCGAGAGGCTGTTTGAGATTATCCAGGAAAAGCCGGTCATCGAAGACAGCTTCGGCGCTAAAACTTTGAGCGAGTTCAAAGAGTCGATTGTATTTAAGGATGTTTGGTTTAAGTATCGCGACACCGACTGGGTCCTTAAAGGACTTAATTTTGAGGTTAAAAAGGGGCAGATGGTTGCCATAGTAGGTCCGACGGGCGCTGGCAAATCGACAATTGTCCAGTTGCTTACCAGATTATATGATGTCACTCAAGGCAGCATCCTCATCGACGGTCACCCACTTGGCGAGTACACCCAAAAATCGCTTCGGGAAACGATCTCTGTCGTGCCGCAGAAACCTTTCTTGTTCATCGACACCGTAGAATCCAATATTGCGGTGGGAAGGGGGCATGACATCAAGGATGTTGTAATGTCTGCGAAGAAAGCGCAGGCGGATGAGTTTATCGCACGGCTCCCTGATGGTTATCAGACCATGCTTTCAGAGGCTGGTAAGGATCTATCCGGAGGCCAGCAGCAGCGAATCACTATCGCCAGGGCTCTTTTAAAGAACGCTCCAGTTATCGTAATGGACGAGGCAACATCTTCCCTGGATATGATCAGTGAGCACAAGATCAAGGAAGCCCTAAAAACTTTGCGTGGAACAGTGACAGAGATTGTCATAGCTCACCGTTTATCGACTATCGAAGACGCCGACTGCATTATCTATATGGATGAAGGGCATGTGATTGCCAAAGGGACCAAGGAAGAGCTCCTGCAAACGTGCGAGCCTTTCCGGGCGATGTGGAATATGATGACCAAGCGCCAAACTGAGGTGGCTGTTCAGTGA
- a CDS encoding acetyl-CoA carboxylase carboxyltransferase subunit alpha, translated as MDILPHEKQISEYVKAIDYLKKQNQSNPLFNAEIQKMEQKLLTLKKKVYSDLTPWERVLIARHPQRPHSIDCISNITETFHELHGDRLYGDDQSVVGGIAKIGGNSFVIIGQEKGFDTESRVKRNFGMLSPEGFRKAIRLMKIAEKFSMPVVTLLDTPGAYPGLQAEERGQGSAIAYNLREMARLKTPIIVLLIGEGSSGGALGMGVGDVVGMMEHAYYSVISPEGCASILWKDSSRNKDAAGALKLNAENLLEFGVIDEILPEPMGGAHQDPALVYASIKKFIVEKASVLRSISSEVLIEKRYQKFRTIGRYFYEGDKK; from the coding sequence ATGGACATACTTCCACATGAAAAGCAGATTAGCGAATATGTGAAGGCAATCGACTACCTCAAAAAGCAAAATCAAAGCAATCCGCTTTTCAATGCCGAAATACAGAAGATGGAGCAAAAACTTCTCACTCTGAAGAAAAAAGTTTACTCGGATTTGACTCCCTGGGAGCGTGTCCTGATAGCCAGGCATCCCCAAAGACCCCACTCCATCGATTGCATCAGCAACATCACGGAAACCTTCCATGAACTGCACGGCGACCGTCTGTATGGCGACGATCAATCAGTTGTCGGAGGCATTGCCAAGATCGGGGGCAATAGCTTTGTGATCATAGGCCAGGAAAAGGGGTTTGATACCGAAAGCCGGGTTAAGCGCAATTTTGGCATGTTAAGCCCAGAAGGATTCAGAAAGGCGATCAGGTTGATGAAAATTGCCGAGAAGTTTTCGATGCCCGTTGTGACTTTGCTTGACACTCCCGGGGCTTATCCGGGACTGCAGGCAGAAGAGAGGGGGCAGGGGTCTGCTATCGCCTATAACCTTCGCGAGATGGCACGCCTTAAAACACCGATCATTGTTCTCCTTATCGGAGAGGGCTCTTCAGGAGGAGCCCTGGGGATGGGAGTAGGAGATGTGGTGGGAATGATGGAACATGCCTATTACTCTGTGATCTCACCGGAAGGGTGTGCTTCCATTCTCTGGAAGGACTCGTCACGAAACAAAGATGCAGCAGGAGCCCTCAAGCTGAATGCAGAGAACCTACTCGAGTTTGGTGTTATCGATGAGATCCTCCCCGAGCCGATGGGCGGAGCCCATCAAGATCCGGCCTTGGTCTACGCTTCCATCAAGAAATTCATCGTAGAAAAAGCCTCTGTCTTAAGATCGATCTCATCCGAGGTATTGATCGAGAAACGCTATCAGAAGTTCAGGACGATAGGCCGTTATTTTTATGAGGGGGATAAAAAGTGA
- the pepF gene encoding oligoendopeptidase F, translating to MILKREETSPADLWNVEALYSSIEEWNREFDEVAGNKKHPPFKELSALSGTLGNSAEALHQFLIDYFSVDRKLRKLYTYAHLRHDEDVAHEEHKKIESMAKDLYHAFSEATSFFEAEILSIPEERFQQLKNSPLLTDYRFFLEKLYRMRAHTLSPKEEKLLAIAEKPMELSHRAFSSLTNADFHFGKVEDSKGELHELTHGSYHLYIRSQDRTLRMNAFKAMHGHFGKFNNTLSELIKGAVQKHEFTAKTRNFPSCLDAALYPHNIDTSVYYSLIEAVNNRLPDLHRYIALREKILNVGPLHLYDMYVPLVKSVNISFNYEEAEDLVIDSVKPLGASYQDRLLKGLKNDRWVDRFENKNKRSGAYSSGCYDSQPYILMNYKESIRDLFTLAHEAGHSMHSYLANSHQKYHDAPYPIFLAEVASTFNEELLAHSLLKKLSSKEQKIFLLNEKIEDIRATLFRQTMFAEFELMIHEKAEKGIPLTPGLLNYEYMELNKKYFGERVIFDDEAKYEWSRIPHFYANFYVYQYATGISAALTLAERVMEGGRKEQEEYLGFLQSGSSKYPLDTLFLAGVDMRTSAPIEKAIDHFTHLVDEMEALITQENAPREREVSTKN from the coding sequence ATGATCTTGAAAAGAGAGGAAACGTCTCCTGCTGATCTTTGGAATGTCGAAGCACTCTACAGCTCCATCGAAGAGTGGAACAGAGAGTTCGACGAAGTCGCTGGAAACAAAAAGCATCCCCCGTTCAAGGAGCTCTCCGCTCTAAGCGGAACCCTTGGGAACTCCGCTGAGGCACTGCATCAATTTCTCATCGATTATTTTTCCGTGGATCGAAAACTCAGAAAACTCTACACCTACGCACACCTGCGCCACGATGAAGATGTCGCTCACGAGGAGCATAAAAAGATCGAATCGATGGCCAAAGACCTCTATCACGCCTTCTCTGAAGCAACCTCGTTTTTTGAAGCGGAAATACTTTCCATACCAGAGGAGAGATTTCAACAACTTAAAAACTCCCCTCTCCTAACCGATTACCGCTTCTTCCTGGAAAAGCTCTATCGCATGAGAGCCCATACACTATCGCCCAAAGAAGAAAAACTGCTCGCGATCGCCGAAAAACCCATGGAGCTGTCACACCGGGCATTTTCATCCCTCACCAACGCAGACTTTCATTTCGGCAAAGTCGAAGATTCCAAGGGCGAGCTGCATGAACTGACACACGGTTCATACCACCTCTATATCAGATCTCAAGACAGAACTTTGCGTATGAACGCATTCAAGGCAATGCATGGTCATTTTGGCAAGTTCAACAACACCCTATCCGAGTTGATCAAAGGAGCGGTTCAGAAACATGAGTTCACAGCCAAGACCAGAAATTTCCCCTCGTGTCTGGATGCTGCGCTCTACCCGCACAACATCGACACCTCAGTCTATTACTCTTTGATCGAGGCGGTCAACAATCGCTTACCTGACCTGCACCGTTACATTGCACTAAGGGAAAAGATCCTCAATGTCGGCCCCTTGCACCTCTATGACATGTACGTCCCCTTGGTGAAGAGCGTCAACATCAGCTTCAATTATGAAGAGGCGGAGGATCTGGTTATCGACTCAGTCAAACCCTTAGGCGCCTCCTACCAGGATCGGCTTTTGAAAGGGCTGAAAAACGACAGATGGGTAGACCGTTTTGAGAATAAAAACAAAAGGTCGGGCGCATACTCCTCCGGCTGCTATGACAGCCAGCCCTATATCCTGATGAACTACAAGGAGAGCATTCGGGACCTTTTCACCCTGGCGCATGAAGCCGGACACAGCATGCACAGCTACTTGGCCAACTCGCATCAGAAGTACCACGATGCGCCCTATCCGATTTTCCTGGCAGAGGTAGCCTCGACTTTCAATGAGGAGCTCCTGGCCCACAGCCTCCTCAAAAAACTCTCATCCAAAGAACAGAAGATCTTTCTGCTGAACGAGAAAATTGAGGACATCAGGGCAACGCTGTTTAGGCAGACCATGTTTGCCGAGTTTGAACTCATGATTCATGAAAAGGCTGAAAAGGGCATCCCCCTCACCCCGGGACTGCTCAACTACGAGTACATGGAGCTGAATAAGAAGTATTTTGGAGAGCGCGTTATCTTTGACGATGAGGCCAAGTACGAATGGTCCCGCATCCCCCACTTCTACGCCAATTTCTACGTCTATCAGTACGCCACGGGAATTTCAGCCGCCCTGACGCTTGCCGAACGCGTCATGGAAGGGGGCAGAAAAGAGCAGGAAGAGTACCTCGGTTTCTTGCAAAGCGGCTCCAGCAAGTACCCGTTGGATACACTTTTCCTCGCCGGAGTCGATATGCGGACTAGTGCCCCGATCGAAAAGGCGATCGACCACTTCACTCACCTCGTTGATGAGATGGAAGCCCTTATCACTCAAGAAAATGCACCGAGAGAAAGGGAGGTTTCCACTAAAAATTAG
- the rpiA gene encoding ribose 5-phosphate isomerase A translates to MDQKPMEIAKRAAGIKAAEFIEPHMTVGLGTGSTTKYFIEALAERFKNGLSFRCAATSTASESLAKSLGLPLVPIASVSYFDIDVDGADLIDDEKNMIKGGGGALLREKIIAGSSREMIVLIDSTKRKKHLGGSFLPVEILPFGSNLTINKIESMNLRGAIRLREGRVYTTDNGNFIYDIQLEDQLSDPWGLELSLLNIPGVIETGLFLGYAGRVIMGEENGSVHIY, encoded by the coding sequence ATGGATCAAAAACCAATGGAGATAGCCAAAAGAGCAGCTGGCATCAAGGCCGCAGAATTCATCGAGCCGCACATGACTGTAGGACTTGGAACCGGCTCAACGACAAAGTACTTCATCGAGGCCCTCGCTGAACGATTCAAAAACGGACTCTCATTTCGTTGCGCAGCCACTTCTACCGCTTCCGAAAGTCTCGCAAAATCCCTGGGACTCCCCCTTGTGCCGATTGCGTCGGTGTCGTACTTCGACATCGATGTCGATGGCGCTGATCTGATTGACGATGAGAAGAATATGATCAAGGGAGGCGGTGGCGCGCTGCTTCGTGAGAAGATAATCGCAGGATCCAGCAGGGAAATGATAGTCCTTATCGACTCGACCAAAAGGAAAAAACATTTGGGGGGCTCTTTTTTGCCTGTTGAAATCCTTCCGTTTGGCTCCAATCTCACGATCAATAAGATCGAATCGATGAACCTGCGAGGGGCGATCCGGTTGAGGGAGGGGCGTGTTTACACAACCGATAATGGAAATTTCATCTACGATATTCAGCTTGAAGACCAACTTAGCGATCCCTGGGGCTTGGAACTCTCCCTCCTTAACATTCCCGGCGTGATTGAGACCGGGCTCTTTCTCGGCTACGCCGGAAGGGTCATCATGGGCGAGGAAAATGGCAGTGTCCACATCTACTGA
- a CDS encoding HPr family phosphocarrier protein — translation MIKKYKGSFTVQNARGLHTRPSTEIVKCLTRFKSDVILKYKTTKVNGRSLMGILMLAAEKGARIEVNAQGDDAEEAVLALQTLAREQFHINY, via the coding sequence ATGATAAAAAAATATAAAGGATCTTTCACAGTCCAAAATGCCAGGGGACTGCACACGAGACCCTCCACGGAGATAGTCAAGTGTCTCACCCGCTTTAAAAGTGATGTTATTCTGAAATATAAAACGACCAAGGTGAATGGACGTTCACTTATGGGTATTCTGATGCTGGCTGCTGAGAAGGGGGCCCGTATAGAGGTGAATGCCCAAGGCGATGATGCCGAAGAGGCTGTCTTAGCTTTGCAAACTCTTGCGCGTGAGCAATTTCATATCAATTACTAA